A window of the Bufo gargarizans isolate SCDJY-AF-19 chromosome 1, ASM1485885v1, whole genome shotgun sequence genome harbors these coding sequences:
- the LOC122934036 gene encoding probable N-acetyltransferase CML1: MSSYKVRLYKESDHRTVHEIFTSGCHEHISPAFYNALRQPHNSLLLLVGLVLPLVTNGSILFSILVGFILLLMLWLPGREFFLYHLRHGLAGDLKNISKYYLEREGYCFWVVELEGEVVGMVAAIPYITPQERSVELKRMNVSRAHRGKGLAKLLCSTVIDFAQKSGRHAVILTTTAIQVDGRRLYEKMGFKSADLAPYNPVLNLVGMPWVGYRYDIPSSR, from the coding sequence ATGTCCTCCTACAAAGTGCGTTTGTACAAGGAATCTGACCATCGTACGGTCCATGAGATCTTCACATCCGGTTGTCATGAACACATCTCTCCAGCTTTCTACAACGCCTTAAGGCAACCTCACAACTCACTTCTACTCTTGGTGGGACTCGTTCTTCCACTGGTCACTAATGGATCCATCCTGTTCTCCATCTTGGTTGGGTTCATTCTGTTGCTCATGTTATGGCTCCCCGGTAGAGAGTTTTTCCTTTATCATCTTAGGCATGGTCTGGCCGGAGATTTGAAGAACATTAGTAAATATTATCTAGAGAGGGAAGGTTATTGCTTCTGGGTGGTGGAGCTAGAAGGAGAAGTTGTGGGCATGGTGGCCGCTATCCCATACATTACCCCTCAGGAGAGGAGCGTGGAGCTAAAGAGGATGAACGTATCTCGTGCCCACAGAGGCAAAGGGCTCGCCAAATTATTATGCAGTACAGTGATTGACTTTGCACAGAAGAGTGGGCGTCATGCGGTGATCCTAACCACCACGGCCATACAGGTTGATGGCAGGCGACTCTATGAGAAGATGGGCTTCAAGAGTGCAGACCTAGCTCCATACAACCCAGTACTAAACCTCGTCGGCATGCCTTGGGTTGGTTACAGATATGATATCCCCTCCAGTAGATGA